The sequence ATAACTCAAACCGAACTCGAATTTGAGCAATTCTGAGCTATAGTTCGATTATGCTCGAATGATTTGAACCACTCTAATCGAACTTGAATTTCATTTTGAACCGAGCTTGAACCAAAATTACTTATAATCGAATTCAATTAACTAACATATTTTTCGAGCTCTCACCCacatatcaatatttttatacTATCCGACTCGATTCGGTTCGTTTGCACTTTTAGTTTGGAGTAATCACGATACAAGATAAACGTACAAGTTGGGACGTTTTAAAATCAATCTTCTTCTGACTGATTGCAACTCTGTTAGATTATTTGGAGGGCCAAATCTGATACGAAGTTGAACCTTGATTTTGAGGTCATGGATTGTTATTCTCTTATGTAAACAGTTATGCATATAGGCAATCTATCACCACACCTTCAGCTTGTCTATTCATTATGCTTTTTGTCATCATTGTTACCTAGTTTACCAAAATTGTAAGACCGATGGTTCTTTTTCCTTGcataataaaacatatttaagtCCACTAATGGTGCAAACCTTTGGCTTCATTTGATTGTGATGGCGACATCAGTGCATGGGTACACCTTTGTCTGGCTGAGATGTACCACAGTTATAGTAGAAGATTGGAAATGGTCTACTTTGGGTTGGGTAAAGcacaattattatttgatcatgaGATGAAAATGTGCACCGTTTCCCATGTCATATATTTAGTGCAGTTAATATCTATGTGGTTTTTTCATAACACAGATTGTGTTTAATTCTTTTTGTCACTCTTTGGCATTGATTAGGGAAGAATGGGCCGCAAAGCTGGTACATTGTATATCAACCCAAAGAAGTTCGGCAATCTTCAAAAACCTTGCATGAGAGATATGGTTTCATTTCTTAATTGTTTGGCTCTAAGCCAAGGAAACGATGAAAAATGTACTCGGCAGAAGTCACTTTTGAGTGCCTGCATGGATGCTCAGGTATGACACCGGGTCGCTTGTGCCCCTTGGCAATTTCCTAAAGAATTTGGTTTTGTTATCCAGTAATTATCTTCTTGTCAGATCATCTTACCATTTTGTTATTCCTTTCCTGTTCCCTTT comes from Primulina huaijiensis isolate GDHJ02 chromosome 2, ASM1229523v2, whole genome shotgun sequence and encodes:
- the LOC140971646 gene encoding uncharacterized protein isoform X1, producing the protein MATSVHGYTFVWLRCTTVIVEDWKWSTLGWGRMGRKAGTLYINPKKFGNLQKPCMRDMVSFLNCLALSQGNDEKCTRQKSLLSACMDAQTANKRKPWGSINYHLQRLNRGRK
- the LOC140971646 gene encoding uncharacterized protein isoform X2 — translated: MGRKAGTLYINPKKFGNLQKPCMRDMVSFLNCLALSQGNDEKCTRQKSLLSACMDAQTANKRKPWGSINYHLQRLNRGRK